In one window of Orcinus orca chromosome 17, mOrcOrc1.1, whole genome shotgun sequence DNA:
- the LOC125961827 gene encoding calmodulin-1-like, translating to MADQLTEEQIAEFKEAFSLFDKDGDGTITTKELGTVMRSLGQNPTEAELQDMINEVDADGNGTIDFPEFLTMMARKMKDTDSEEEIREAFLVFDKDGNGYISAAELRHVMTNLGEKLTDEEVDEIIREADIDGDDQVNYEEFVQMMTAK from the coding sequence ATGGCTGACCAGCTGACTGAAGAGCAGATTGCAGAATTCAAAGAAGCTTTTTCACTATTTGACAAGGATGGTGATGGAACTATAACAACAAAGGAGTTGGGAACTGTAATGAGGTCTCTTGGGCAGAATCCCACAGAAGCAGAGTTACAGGACATGATTAATGAGGTGGATGCTGATGGTAACGGCACAATTGACTTCCCGGAATTTCTGACAATGAtggcaagaaaaatgaaagacacaGACAGTGAAGAAGAAATTAGAGAAGCATTCCTTGTGTTTGATAAGGATGGTAATGGCTATATTAGTGCAGCAGAGCTCCGCCATGTGATGACAAACCTTGGAGAGAAGTTAACAGATGAAGAGGTTGATGAAATCATCAGGGAAGCAGATATTGATGGTGATGATCAAGTAAACTATGAAGAGTTTGTACAAATGATGACAGCAAAGTGA